The Natrinema saccharevitans genome includes the window CGTCGGGGTCACCCAGCGCGACGACATCGAGGACGCCCTCGAGTCGGCCGGCGCGTAGGGACGATCACCGAATTCTCGCGGATTCGACCGTCGATAGTTCCAACTCTCCGTTCGCCTCGAACGAGCAGCGGGTCACACCGAGCCGCCGTCGCTCCTCCCCAGTGCCAGCAGACCGTATCAGACCCACTTGACGCCGACGTCGTGCATGTCCTCGTTGTACTTCGCGATGTTGATGACGAGCGGGGTGACGCTTTCGACCTCCGCGGCGTTGGCCAGTGGCCCGGCCTCGAGCGCGCGCAGCCCGTCGATCTCGTTGGCGACCGTCAGGACGGTCGCTTTGGCGTCGTCGTCGTCGGCGACGACGAGCGTGTCGAGGTCCAACTCGTTGTCGAGGTTCGAGAGGGCGTCGGCCGCGAGGTTGTGGAACGCGCCGACGACCGGCACTTCGTCCGGGGCCCGCTGGGCGACGAGTTCGGTGACACTGCCGGCCTCGGGTGGGTGATAGTGCAGGCCGTCCTCGTCGCCCTGCATCCCGACCGCGGGGGTCACGAGGACCGAGTCGGAATCGAGGCTGTCCGCGACCGCCTCGACGGTGTCGCCGACGTAGTACGGCGGGACGCTGACGATGACGATATCGGCCCGGTCGGCCGCCATCTCGTTGCCGAAGCCCTTCAGATCGGCGTCGGCGTCGCGGGCCTCGAGTTCGTCCTCGTAGTCCGCGACCGCGTCGCGGGCCTTCTCTGGGTCGCGCGAGCCGATGAGGATCTCGTGGCTCGTATCGCGTGCAAAGCGCAGCGCGAGTCCTTCGCCGATGTCGCCCGTGCCGCCGAGTAGTGCGATTCGCATACCCACGTCTCCGGACGGCACCCGAATAAAAGGGCCGGAGCGCGGCCGATCTCGCCGGGTTCTCGGACGGCCTCGGATTCGGCGTGCAGCGACGGGTCCCGCTACGGTGCGTCGTCCTCGGCCGGGTTCATCGCCGATCCCAGCCCGCCGTCGTAGGCGTCGCGCTCTCGCACCTCGCGGATCCGCTGTGCGACCCGGCCCTCGAGGTCCGTCCGCCGGTCCTCGTCGACCTCGGGGTCGGTCGCCAGATTCCGAACGTCCTGCCGGGCGGTCCGCAGGACCGAGACGGCGTCCTCGGTCTCGAGGCCGGCGGCCCGGTCCAGCGCGCGTTCGATATCGGCGAGCGTGGTTTCGGTCATACCGGCGGTTGGCGGTGGACACGCATCAACGGCGGGCCGGGAGCTGCCACGTCGTCCCGTAGCGCAGTTTACATTACACCCCTCGCCCTCGGTCCGATATGGTCCGCCCTGCTGTCATCGCCCACCGCGGCTACGCCGGGATCGCGCCCGAGAACACGATCGCCGCCGCCGAACGCGCCGCCGCCCGCGACGAGACTGCCATGATCGAGATCGACGTCCGGCCGGCCGCCTGCGGCACCCCGGTGGTCGTCCACGACGAGCGCCTCGACGGGACTCGCGACGGCCGCCCGCTGACGGACGCGACCGGACTCGTTCGCGAGACGCCCCTCGAGGACCTGCAAGCGACGAGCGTGTTGGGTACCGACGAGCCGATCCCCTCCCTCGTCGCCCTGCTCGAGGCCGTCCCCGAGTCGATCGGCATCAACGTCGAACTCAAAAGTCCCGGGACTGCCGACCGCCGTGTCGGCGAGGCGTTGCCCCCGGACGAACGCGACCGGCGTCGCCGGACGTGGCGGCCGTTCGTCGAATGCGTCGTCGGCGACTGCGAGGCCTTCGGCGGCGACCTGCTGTTTTCCTCGTTCTGTGAGGGCGCGATCGCAGCGCTGCGCGATGTCGCCGACTACGCCGCCGCGCCGCTGGTCGGCGCGGACCTCGCGGCCGGCCTCGAGATCGCGAGCCGCTACGACTGCGAGGCGATCCATCCGCCGCGAACTGCGATTTCCGACGCCGGATCGAGCGAGTCGACGGCGACCGGGAACGCGGACGACGACGCCGGGGTCGACCTCCTCGAGCGAGCCCACGAGGCGGGGCGGGCGGTCAACGTCTGGACGGTGCGAAACTGGGTCCAGTTCGACCGGCTCGCGGCCGCCGGCGTCGACGGGATCATCGCCGACTACCCGCGGCTGGGAGCGGCCGCCGGCGACCGATAGCGTCGCCGTCCCGCGAACGGCCCTCGAACGGTACAAGTATCGCCTGCAGGCGCACCGGACACTTTGATACGACGAATCGTACTGAGGTAGCGGTATGGTCTCCGTCGCGCCCTCGCCGTTTCGTCGGTTCCGGCACGTCGTGACCGTTTCCGATCACGTCGCCGTCAGTGATCTCGCCCGACGGATCGATCGGGTGGTGAGCAGATGAGCGATTTCCCGCCGCGAACGACGGTCAAGCGGTGGCTGGTCACGACCAATCACAAGGACGTGGGACTGCTCTATCTGGCGACGGCGATTTTCTTCCTCCTGGCCGGCGGGATCCTCGCGTTGCTGTTCCGCGCGCACCTGTGGCAAGCCGGCGGCACCGGTCTCCTGACGAACACCCAGTACAATCAGTCGGTCTCGATCCACGGCCTCCTGATGGTGTTCTGGTTCATCTCACCGCTCGGTTTCGCCTTCGCGAACTATCTGGTTCCCTTACAGATCGGTGCGAACGATCTGGCGTTTCCCAGGCTGAACGCGTTGAGCTACTGGTTTTACCTGTTCTCGGGACTTCTCGTCCTGTTCTCGTTCTTCCAGGGGACGACGTGGGCCAACGGCTGGTATATGTACGCCCCGCTGAACGTCCCGATCTACAACCCCGGCTACACGCTGACGATGGGCGGGAACACGACGATCCTGGCCCTGACGCTGTTCGTCATGTCGACCACCCTCAGCACGGTGAACTTCCTGACGACGATCCACACCTGTCGCGCCGAGGGGCTCGGTCTCTGGAATATGCCGCTTTTCACGTGGGGGACGCTGCTGACCGTCTGGATGATGCTCTTTGCCTTCGCGGCGCTGCTGGCCGCGATGATCCTGCTGTTGACCGACCGGCTCCTGCTGACCCAGTACTTCGGCACCGATCAGGGCTCGAGCCTGCTGTGGGGCCATCTGTTCTGGTTCTTCGGCCATCCGGAGGTGTACATCGTCTTCTTCCCCGCGTTGGGGATCATGTTCGAGACCGTCCAGACGTTTACCGGCCGGCGGTTAGTCGGCCGGAAGTGGGTCATCATCGCGATGGTGCTGGTCGCGGTCCAGTCTTTTCTGGTCTGGATGCATCACATGTTTCTGACGACGATCAACCTCCCGATCAAGACGCTCTTTATGGCCACGACGATCGGGATTTCGCTGCCGTTCGATCTGATGGTGTTCTCGTTGATCTACACCATGGTCAAGGGCCGCGTGCGGTTTACCACGCCGTTTCTCTTCACGATGGGGGCGCTCGTGTTGTTCATCATCGGCGGCATCACGGGCGTGTTCCTCGGCGCGGTCGTGTTGGACTACGAGTTCCGTGGCACCTACTGGGTCGTCGCCCACTTCCACTACGTGATGGTCGCCGGCGTCACGGCACTGATCGGCGGCCTCTACTACTGGTGGCCGAAGATGACCGGGAAGATGTACTCCGAACGACTCGGGAAACTCAGCTTCGCCGTCTACTTCGTCGGCTTCAACCTGCTGTACTTCCCGATGTTCATCGCCTGGGAGACGCCCCGGCGGGTCTTCCACTACGGCGAGGGCGCACAGCTCTACCACCAGCTGGCGACCGTCGGCGCGTTCGTCCTCGGGACGTCGGTCCTGTTGGTTCTCGTCACGCTCGCGAAGAGTCTGGTCTCGGGTCCCGACGCGCCCGATAACCCGTGGGCGTACGCCCGGACCGCCGAATGGGCGACGACCTCGCCCCCGCCGCTCGAGAACTGGCCCGACCGACCCAGCTACGCCTCCGGCACACTCGAGTTCGTCGACGACGCGACGGCGGCCGACGGCGGGGCGGTCGCCCACGAACGAACGGGACAGGCGGACGCGCTCGAGGGGGACCACGAGGACCACGCGAGCATCTGGCCGTTCGGGATCGGCGTCGGGATCTTCGTCACGTTCCTGGGGCTATCCGGGCTGACGCCGTACGTGGCCTCGTTCGCGGCCGCACGCGGTGCGGACTTTCCCGGCTCGGTCGCCGGTTCGGCGAACGTCATCTATCCCGCGATCTCGCTGATCGGCGTCGCGGTCCTCGGCTACTCGCTCTTCGAGTACGGCCGCGAGCGGTTCGACGCCCCCGAGATGGCGATCGCCGAGCGCTGGCCGTTCGAGGACGTCGGAACGACCAAGACCGGCGTCTGGTTCTTCCTCGCCTCGGACGTGGTCGTCTTCGGTGCCGTCATCGGCGCGTATCTGTTCATGCGACTTCACAACGGCTGGGGCAGCTTCGAGACCGTCCCGCCGTCGGCGACGATCGGTCTGGTCAACACCTACGTCCTGCTGACCTCGAGTTTCACGGTCGTGCTGGCGCTGGTGATGGCCGAACGCGGGAACAAACGCGGCCTGCTGGCCTCGATGGGGGCCACGCTCGCGCTCGGACTCCTGTTTCTCGGGATCAAAGGCTACGAGTGGAACTACGAGTTCTCCCACGGGATCTACTGGTTCACCGACCTCGAGTACTCGCTGTATTTCGTGACGACCGGCCTGCACGCCTTCCACGTCATCCTCGGGCTGCTCATCGCGGGGTTCATGATTTATCGGACTCTCTCGGTCGACGCCTACCTCACGGATCACCGGCCGGTGGAGTACTTCGGGCTCTACTGGCACTTCGTCGACATCGTCTGGGTGTTCCTGTTCCCGATCTTCTACCTGCTGTAGGCGGCCGGACCGCTTTCGTCCCTCGTCCACTATCGACCGGCGGCGAACGCTTCGTTTCACCCGAGATAGCGTTTCAGTTCGTCGATGACCCGCTCAATGAACGACTCCGTGACTCGGCCTTGCCACGCGATCAGGTCCTCTCGGCGGGGGGAGTGAACTGCCCACGGGGAGACGAATGACTCGCACGGAACGCCGCCGACCTCCCAGACGTCTGAACGAAGAGGGAGCGAACGATCGTACTGCTTGGTGGAGACGGCGACCGCGAGGAACTGTTCTCCGTCGAACGGATGCGTTTCATTGCTCACTATCAGCCACGGTCGCTGCTTCTCCGTCCCGAGTTTGAACGGGTCGTGACTCCGAACGACGTCACCCCGTTCCGGTTCCATCGATCAACCGTCCTCCCCGTCGCTTCGTTCGCTCGGATGGGGCGTCTCCGGAGCGGCGGCCTGCCACTCGTCGGGATCGATGCCGCCGTCCGCTTCGTCGAGTCGATCCGTCGCAGCGTGGAGGTCGTACGCGGCGGCCACTCGATCGCGATCCGCCACGATCGCCCAGTACTCTCCCTTGTGTCGAACCAGATCACGATCTTTCAACCGTGAGAGCGCCGTCCCGACGGTGGTCGGATCTTCGTCGATGGCAGTCGCGATTTCCGACCGGGTGAACGCCTTGTCCCGCCGATCGGAGAGGTACCTGACTACCCGTTCCGGGACGCTTGCCCTGTTCGGAAGGTTCCCGGATTCGAAGTCGTCGATACTCACCGGCATGGGACGTACTTGGTGTGCGCCCGTAATCAGTGTACTGCTAGAATGAATCACCACTCCGGCCAAGCGTCAGCGCGTAGGACGGCCGTGTTCAGTCCAGTAGATCAGTCGGATACAAGTCGGTCTCGACCCTACGTGACCGTATGCAACTCTCGAGCGTCGTCGATCGACTCGACGAGGAGCTGCGAACCGCCGACTACGCCGACGTCGACGCCAGCGCCAACGGCCTGCAGGTCGGGCCCGACGAGGCCGAGATCGAACGGGCCGCGTTCGCCGTCGACGGCGTCCGCGAGACGGTCGACCGGGCGATCGAGGCCGACGCGGACCTGCTGGTCGTCCACCACGGGCTCTCGTGGGGCGGCTTCGACCGCGTGACCGGCCGGACCTACGACCGGATCGCCCCGCTGATCGAGAACGACCTCGCGCTGTACGTCTCCCATCTCCCGCTGGACGGCCACCCGGAACTGGGCAACGCCGCCGGCGTCGCCGACCTGCTCGCCCTCGAGAACCGCTCGCCCTTCGGCGACCACGGCCCCGAACACGTCGGCCAGCGCGGGACGGCTGCCGACCCCTACGCGCCCGCCGACCTGCGCGACCGCCTCGAGACCAACCTCGAGACCGGCGGCCAGCCGGTCCAGCACCTCGACTTCGGCCCCGACGCGATCGAAGACGTCGCGATCGTCACCGGCAGCGGCACCGACTGGCTCGACGAGGCCGTCGCTGCCGGCGCGGACGCGCTGGTGACCGGCGAAGGGAAAGGGAAGGTCTATCACGAAGCCCGAGAGGCCGGGATCCACGTCTTCCTCGCGGGCCACTACGCGACCGAGACCTTCGGCGTGCGATCCCTGCAGGAGTTCGTCGAAGAGTGGGGCCTCGAGACGACGTACCTCGAGGCCCCGACGGGGCTCTGACCGCCGTCCGTCGATAGGGATACCCGTACCTGTCGGAACCGATGCGTGAGCCGACGAACCGATCCCAATCGGCAGTTGCGAACGCGGACGCGGCCATACTTTTTCGTTCGATCGGCCGGCATTCGTGTCTATGGACATTGATATCGAGGCGTTCTTTTCCGAACCAGGCGGCTGGGAGGAGGCGCGGATATCCATCGGTAGTTCGATCGCCTTCTTCGGGATCTATGCGTGCTTCGAACTCCTGTACAACAGCGGTTCACTCTCGTTGCTGGTTTTCGGAAGCGCGACGGCTCTGTCCGGTACCGCGGAACTGTTGCCGAAGAACCGACGGCGATCCGCGATCGTCCTCCGGGTAACGGCGATCGTGCTGCTCGTCGCGCTGATCGCAGTGGCGCTTCGCTCGCTGCTGTGGTGATTCGACTCGAGGCTGGTCGACGCGTCCGGAATGGGTGAACCCCCTCTTTCAGGTATCCTTACCGTTATGTCACGCCCGTCGAAACGACGCCTCGTGACTTCACCACAGACGCCACTCTCGGTTTCGACCGACGTGGAAGACGGTGCCAGAATCGCCGCGATCCACCTCGTCTGGGGCGCTATCGCCGCCGTTTTCGCCCACGGAATCGGCAACGTCGGCGGCCCCGGCAGCCTCTTCACTGCGATCGGCCCGCAACTCGATGCGCTCTTCGCGCTGACCGGACTGCTCAACGCCGTTCTCTATCTCCTGTAGCGCACCGTCGACTACTGGCAGCAGGTCGCCGCGTAACCGCTCGAGTCCGCGGGCCGCTCAATCCAGAGTCGCGACGGTGAAACCGCTGGCTCCGGACGCGTGGACACGAGCGACGACCACGATCGCGGCGGCGACGCCGCTGGTCGGCCTCTCGGGCGCGACGTGAGACGAGACCCGCTCGTGAAGCGAACTCGAGGGATAGTCACACGGCCGCCGGCGCTCACTCGAGATCGTCGTCGTAGGTCCGATAGGTCGCCGAACCAACGTCGATCCGGACCAGCCGGTTGTCGGCGTAGGCGTCCTGATCGGCGTCGTACTTCGCGTTGATCCGGCGGCGGGCCGCGTCGGTCGCGGCCGTGTCGTCGACGACCGTCGCCGTCCCCAGCAGCGTCACCATCCATCGCGCGTGGCCGTCCTCGTCTTGCTGGATCGAGAGCGCGACCCGCGGGTTCTCCCCGACGTTCGCCAGCTTCCGCCCCGTCGTGACGACCTCGACGACGTCCTCGTCGGCGAGGTAGTGGTACCAGACCGGCGCGACGTGGGGCCGTCCGTCGGCGCAGGTCCCGAAGTGGGCCATCAGCCGCTCGTCCTCGAGCAACCGCTCGGCTTCGGGTGGAACGGTGGACACGCGTGCAGTACCCACGGACGGAGACATAAGGGACCCACATGATCGTGCCGGTCACGTCCCACTTGTGCCCCCGGCTGCCACACCGTTCGTTAGCACCTCGTCCCTGACGGGACGTATTCGGGAGTCCCTGCCATGCCCCGATCGACCGCCGTCGCGGCCCGGAACCAGCGACCGACGAGATCGCCGTCTGCGATGCCGATTCGCGGGCCGACGGCCCTCGTTGAGACGCCGTCGTGGCCGCCGAGTCGTTCAGTCGGCCGCTCGGAGCCGCTCGAGGTCGAGTCGCAAGTAGTGACCCAGCGTCACTGTCAGCCCCAGGTCGGCGATCCGGCGGCCGGAACTCTCGACCAGCACCGTCCGCCGGTAGCCAGTCGGGTAGCTGGCGGCCAGCCGCCGGCTGAACGCCGTGGCCTCGTTTGGCACGTCGG containing:
- the npdG gene encoding NADPH-dependent F420 reductase; the protein is MRIALLGGTGDIGEGLALRFARDTSHEILIGSRDPEKARDAVADYEDELEARDADADLKGFGNEMAADRADIVIVSVPPYYVGDTVEAVADSLDSDSVLVTPAVGMQGDEDGLHYHPPEAGSVTELVAQRAPDEVPVVGAFHNLAADALSNLDNELDLDTLVVADDDDAKATVLTVANEIDGLRALEAGPLANAAEVESVTPLVINIAKYNEDMHDVGVKWV
- a CDS encoding glycerophosphodiester phosphodiesterase, which gives rise to MVRPAVIAHRGYAGIAPENTIAAAERAAARDETAMIEIDVRPAACGTPVVVHDERLDGTRDGRPLTDATGLVRETPLEDLQATSVLGTDEPIPSLVALLEAVPESIGINVELKSPGTADRRVGEALPPDERDRRRRTWRPFVECVVGDCEAFGGDLLFSSFCEGAIAALRDVADYAAAPLVGADLAAGLEIASRYDCEAIHPPRTAISDAGSSESTATGNADDDAGVDLLERAHEAGRAVNVWTVRNWVQFDRLAAAGVDGIIADYPRLGAAAGDR
- a CDS encoding cbb3-type cytochrome c oxidase subunit I, whose protein sequence is MSDFPPRTTVKRWLVTTNHKDVGLLYLATAIFFLLAGGILALLFRAHLWQAGGTGLLTNTQYNQSVSIHGLLMVFWFISPLGFAFANYLVPLQIGANDLAFPRLNALSYWFYLFSGLLVLFSFFQGTTWANGWYMYAPLNVPIYNPGYTLTMGGNTTILALTLFVMSTTLSTVNFLTTIHTCRAEGLGLWNMPLFTWGTLLTVWMMLFAFAALLAAMILLLTDRLLLTQYFGTDQGSSLLWGHLFWFFGHPEVYIVFFPALGIMFETVQTFTGRRLVGRKWVIIAMVLVAVQSFLVWMHHMFLTTINLPIKTLFMATTIGISLPFDLMVFSLIYTMVKGRVRFTTPFLFTMGALVLFIIGGITGVFLGAVVLDYEFRGTYWVVAHFHYVMVAGVTALIGGLYYWWPKMTGKMYSERLGKLSFAVYFVGFNLLYFPMFIAWETPRRVFHYGEGAQLYHQLATVGAFVLGTSVLLVLVTLAKSLVSGPDAPDNPWAYARTAEWATTSPPPLENWPDRPSYASGTLEFVDDATAADGGAVAHERTGQADALEGDHEDHASIWPFGIGVGIFVTFLGLSGLTPYVASFAAARGADFPGSVAGSANVIYPAISLIGVAVLGYSLFEYGRERFDAPEMAIAERWPFEDVGTTKTGVWFFLASDVVVFGAVIGAYLFMRLHNGWGSFETVPPSATIGLVNTYVLLTSSFTVVLALVMAERGNKRGLLASMGATLALGLLFLGIKGYEWNYEFSHGIYWFTDLEYSLYFVTTGLHAFHVILGLLIAGFMIYRTLSVDAYLTDHRPVEYFGLYWHFVDIVWVFLFPIFYLL
- a CDS encoding type II toxin-antitoxin system PemK/MazF family toxin, which codes for MEPERGDVVRSHDPFKLGTEKQRPWLIVSNETHPFDGEQFLAVAVSTKQYDRSLPLRSDVWEVGGVPCESFVSPWAVHSPRREDLIAWQGRVTESFIERVIDELKRYLG
- a CDS encoding Nif3-like dinuclear metal center hexameric protein; this encodes MQLSSVVDRLDEELRTADYADVDASANGLQVGPDEAEIERAAFAVDGVRETVDRAIEADADLLVVHHGLSWGGFDRVTGRTYDRIAPLIENDLALYVSHLPLDGHPELGNAAGVADLLALENRSPFGDHGPEHVGQRGTAADPYAPADLRDRLETNLETGGQPVQHLDFGPDAIEDVAIVTGSGTDWLDEAVAAGADALVTGEGKGKVYHEAREAGIHVFLAGHYATETFGVRSLQEFVEEWGLETTYLEAPTGL
- a CDS encoding pyridoxamine 5'-phosphate oxidase family protein — protein: MSTVPPEAERLLEDERLMAHFGTCADGRPHVAPVWYHYLADEDVVEVVTTGRKLANVGENPRVALSIQQDEDGHARWMVTLLGTATVVDDTAATDAARRRINAKYDADQDAYADNRLVRIDVGSATYRTYDDDLE